From Paracoccus suum, the proteins below share one genomic window:
- the phnX gene encoding phosphonoacetaldehyde hydrolase: MSKFKAVVFDWAGTMIDFGSFAPVDAVITAFGRFGIEVSAADARKPMGARKWDHIREMLDEPHIAAQWHAGGRTDAADADVDSIHAEFVPLMETMAADHATLVPGALETVNWLRARGIRIGSTTGYPRSIMERILPVAAAQGYAPDNLVCSGDLAEGRPGPLMMYRCFIDLVAHPPQSVIKVDDTAPGIAEGIAAGCVTVGLSLSGNEAALSASELAALPAAERDALRAKATAVLRDAGADHVIDTVADLPALIERIEAGRA, encoded by the coding sequence ATGAGCAAATTCAAGGCGGTCGTGTTCGACTGGGCGGGCACGATGATCGATTTCGGGTCCTTCGCGCCCGTTGACGCGGTGATCACGGCATTCGGCCGCTTCGGGATCGAGGTCTCTGCCGCCGATGCACGCAAGCCAATGGGTGCGCGGAAATGGGATCACATCCGGGAAATGCTGGACGAGCCGCATATCGCGGCGCAATGGCATGCCGGCGGCCGCACTGATGCGGCTGACGCGGATGTCGATTCCATCCATGCCGAGTTCGTGCCGCTTATGGAAACGATGGCCGCTGACCACGCGACGCTGGTTCCGGGCGCGCTGGAAACGGTGAACTGGCTTCGTGCTCGCGGCATCCGGATTGGGTCGACCACGGGCTATCCCCGTTCGATCATGGAGCGGATCCTGCCCGTCGCGGCAGCGCAGGGCTATGCGCCCGACAACCTGGTCTGCTCGGGCGATCTGGCCGAGGGTCGTCCCGGCCCGCTGATGATGTATCGCTGCTTTATCGACCTTGTCGCCCATCCGCCGCAGTCGGTCATCAAGGTGGACGACACGGCCCCCGGTATCGCCGAGGGAATTGCGGCGGGCTGCGTGACCGTCGGACTCTCCCTGTCGGGCAACGAGGCGGCGCTGTCTGCCTCTGAACTCGCCGCCCTTCCGGCCGCCGAGCGGGATGCATTACGGGCGAAAGCGACGGCGGTTTTGCGCGATGCCGGCGCCGATCACGTGATCGACACGGTCGCCGATCTACCCGCGCTGATCGAGCGGATTGAGGCCGGGCGCGCCTGA
- the phnE gene encoding phosphonate ABC transporter, permease protein PhnE, with the protein MTVAPSAPDAARIDAARARAPLAFRKPLCHRLIRALFWAGSAALFLWCLIAFDITPQRIATGLSRLGNIFSFMFPPHVWTTWREFSEVLKGLGETLSMAFLGTVLGALAAFPLSFLGARNINRLPLLRFSTRRLYDLIRAVETLILALIFIRAFGLGPLAGILAIAVSEVGTFAKLFSEAIENTSRRPVEGVTAAGGSGLQAVRFGVMPQVMPVILSILLYNFESNVRSGTILGIVGAGGIGFLLSDRIAAYRWDEVWSIIILIILMVYLIDWFSGLIRSRLVGATA; encoded by the coding sequence ATGACCGTTGCCCCCTCTGCCCCCGACGCCGCCCGCATCGACGCAGCGAGGGCGCGTGCACCGCTCGCCTTCCGCAAGCCGCTGTGCCACCGCCTTATCCGCGCGCTGTTCTGGGCGGGGTCCGCGGCACTGTTCCTGTGGTGCCTCATCGCCTTCGACATCACCCCGCAGAGGATTGCGACGGGGCTCTCGCGGCTGGGAAACATCTTCAGCTTCATGTTCCCGCCCCATGTCTGGACCACGTGGCGTGAGTTCTCGGAGGTGCTGAAGGGCCTGGGCGAGACGCTTTCGATGGCCTTCCTCGGCACCGTGCTAGGCGCGCTCGCCGCCTTTCCGCTGTCCTTCCTCGGCGCCCGCAACATCAATCGCCTGCCCCTGCTGCGCTTTTCGACCCGCCGCCTTTACGACCTGATCCGCGCGGTCGAGACGCTGATCCTCGCGCTGATCTTCATCCGCGCCTTCGGACTAGGCCCGCTGGCCGGGATCCTGGCGATCGCCGTCAGTGAGGTCGGCACCTTTGCCAAGTTGTTTTCCGAGGCGATCGAGAACACCTCGCGCCGCCCGGTCGAGGGGGTGACAGCTGCGGGCGGCTCCGGGCTGCAGGCAGTGCGCTTTGGCGTAATGCCGCAGGTCATGCCCGTGATCCTTTCGATCCTGCTTTACAATTTCGAATCCAATGTCCGCTCGGGCACCATCCTGGGCATCGTCGGCGCGGGAGGCATCGGCTTCCTGCTGTCGGACCGTATCGCCGCCTATCGCTGGGACGAGGTCTGGTCGATCATCATCCTGATCATTCTCATGGTCTATCTGATCGACTGGTTTTCTGGCCTGATCCGCAGCCGCCTTGTGGGAGCTACCGCATGA
- a CDS encoding DapH/DapD/GlmU-related protein, with amino-acid sequence MKTLNEAPNVHPTASVVDCQLGRWTEIYAHVSMREVEFGDYSYIVQHGDVIWSTIGKFCSIAEGARINPGNHATWRASQHHFTYRAAQYGLGDDDAEFFAWRKRHWVTIGNDVWIGHGVTVLAGVTIGDGAVIGAGAVVSKDVAPYTIVGGVPAREIKRRFTEAQGAALQQIAWWDWSHDSLRAALPDIRELPIDAFIEKYSA; translated from the coding sequence ATGAAGACCCTGAACGAAGCGCCGAACGTCCATCCCACCGCCAGCGTCGTGGACTGCCAGCTTGGCCGCTGGACCGAGATCTATGCCCATGTGTCGATGCGCGAGGTCGAGTTCGGGGATTATTCCTACATCGTCCAGCATGGCGATGTCATCTGGTCCACCATCGGCAAGTTCTGCTCGATCGCGGAAGGAGCGCGGATCAACCCGGGCAATCACGCGACCTGGCGGGCAAGCCAGCATCATTTCACCTACCGCGCCGCGCAATACGGGCTGGGCGATGACGACGCCGAGTTCTTCGCCTGGCGCAAGCGCCACTGGGTGACGATCGGCAATGATGTCTGGATCGGCCACGGCGTCACCGTGCTGGCGGGCGTCACCATTGGCGACGGGGCGGTGATCGGCGCGGGGGCGGTGGTGTCGAAGGACGTCGCCCCCTACACCATCGTCGGCGGCGTGCCCGCACGCGAAATCAAGCGCCGCTTCACCGAGGCGCAGGGCGCCGCATTGCAGCAGATCGCATGGTGGGACTGGAGCCACGATAGTCTGCGCGCGGCGCTGCCCGACATTCGCGAACTGCCCATCGATGCCTTCATCGAGAAATACAGCGCCTGA
- a CDS encoding aminotransferase class III-fold pyridoxal phosphate-dependent enzyme, translating to MTTLAERDARVFLHQSSSSPVRSGLRAVEGMWIEDNDGRRLIDLHGNTAHLLGHANPEIRAALARQLDELAFCPRRYTNAPAVELAEALTARWSGRGEAGVLFAPSGSDAIEIAMRLARAATGRFETVSLDGSFHGSGFGALGLSEAVLDPRLGPHLPGLQHVAPYWGEGGAERMLDGLRQAFATSATGISAVIAEAVRSNCHMPPPQLWPEVRRVCDDHGALLIFDEIPSGLGRAGRFFAFELFDVQPDIAVLGKSLGGGVLPLAAVIADRRLDVAPDLDIGHYTHEKNPMQARAGLTTVQMVLRDDLPTRAVEIGHRLAEGIAEIAARTGRPAGLRGPAALLALELPGCGLATAELVARCRDAGLSTTGKGPQSVGLSLPLTVSDTDIDEVLSRIETLIARL from the coding sequence ATGACTACTCTTGCTGAACGCGATGCGCGCGTGTTTTTGCATCAAAGTTCATCCTCGCCCGTCCGCAGCGGGCTGCGGGCGGTCGAGGGCATGTGGATCGAGGATAATGACGGCCGCCGCCTGATTGATCTGCACGGCAACACTGCCCATCTTCTGGGCCACGCGAACCCGGAGATTCGCGCTGCGCTGGCCCGGCAACTCGACGAGCTGGCCTTTTGCCCGCGCCGCTATACCAACGCACCCGCGGTTGAGCTGGCCGAGGCGCTGACCGCCCGGTGGTCGGGTCGGGGCGAGGCCGGGGTGCTGTTCGCCCCCAGCGGCTCTGACGCTATCGAGATCGCCATGCGCCTTGCCCGCGCCGCGACCGGAAGGTTCGAGACGGTGTCGCTGGACGGCTCGTTCCACGGCAGCGGCTTTGGCGCGCTGGGCCTTTCAGAGGCCGTGCTGGACCCCCGCCTCGGCCCGCACCTGCCTGGTCTGCAGCATGTCGCGCCCTATTGGGGTGAGGGCGGCGCCGAGCGCATGCTGGATGGGCTGCGCCAAGCCTTCGCGACAAGTGCCACGGGTATTTCCGCGGTGATCGCCGAAGCGGTGCGCTCGAACTGTCATATGCCGCCACCCCAGCTGTGGCCCGAGGTCCGGCGCGTCTGCGACGATCATGGCGCGCTGCTGATTTTTGACGAGATTCCCTCGGGCCTCGGCCGGGCGGGCAGGTTTTTCGCCTTCGAACTGTTCGATGTCCAGCCAGACATAGCGGTGCTGGGCAAGTCGCTCGGTGGTGGGGTTCTGCCGCTGGCCGCCGTGATCGCCGACCGCCGGCTGGACGTCGCCCCGGACCTCGACATCGGGCACTACACGCATGAAAAGAACCCGATGCAGGCGCGCGCGGGGCTGACGACCGTGCAGATGGTCCTGCGCGACGATCTCCCCACCCGCGCAGTCGAGATTGGACATCGCCTCGCCGAAGGTATCGCCGAGATTGCTGCGCGAACTGGCCGCCCCGCTGGTCTACGCGGCCCCGCCGCGCTTCTTGCGCTCGAGTTGCCGGGATGCGGGCTCGCAACGGCCGAGTTGGTCGCGCGCTGCAGGGATGCCGGTCTGTCCACTACCGGCAAGGGTCCCCAGTCGGTCGGGCTGAGTCTGCCCTTGACCGTCAGCGATACGGATATCGACGAAGTGCTGAGCCGGATCGAAACGCTGATTGCGCGTCTCTGA
- the phnE gene encoding phosphonate ABC transporter, permease protein PhnE, with amino-acid sequence MTLADINPPLHGAPAMARFRTDFAQARTRARLRWWTGLGVFAALCLLTAWLGEFFKVTQVTMPDGSRDWRWIIPAGLPRLGEYLSKTIPELRWSSLGADLAAWFWRWRIWLELLWETILIAWMATVVGVTGGFLLSFPAARNLSPHPAVTWFIRRWLEIARTVPELVWALIFVFAFSVGPMAGVLAIGIHSCGSLGKLYSEVNENIDMRPLEGVRAAGGTWFDQIRYGAVPQVLPNIISYTLLRFEINVRSSSIVGYVGAGGLGQEIRTAMSLQEYTDLSALFVIVLVTVIVIDHLSGKLRHRVIEAET; translated from the coding sequence ATGACCCTCGCCGACATCAATCCACCGCTGCACGGCGCGCCAGCAATGGCGCGATTTCGCACCGACTTCGCCCAGGCGAGGACGCGGGCGCGGCTGCGTTGGTGGACCGGGCTCGGCGTCTTTGCCGCCCTGTGCCTGCTGACCGCGTGGCTGGGCGAATTCTTCAAGGTCACGCAGGTCACGATGCCCGACGGCAGCCGCGACTGGCGCTGGATCATTCCAGCGGGACTGCCGCGTCTTGGCGAATACCTGTCCAAGACCATCCCCGAACTGCGCTGGTCCAGCCTTGGTGCCGATCTGGCGGCGTGGTTCTGGCGCTGGCGGATCTGGCTGGAACTTCTGTGGGAAACCATCCTGATCGCCTGGATGGCGACGGTGGTTGGCGTCACCGGGGGCTTCCTGCTGTCCTTTCCCGCGGCACGCAACCTCTCGCCACATCCGGCCGTCACCTGGTTCATCCGTCGCTGGCTGGAAATCGCCCGTACCGTGCCCGAACTGGTCTGGGCCCTGATCTTTGTCTTTGCCTTTTCGGTCGGGCCGATGGCCGGGGTGCTGGCAATCGGCATCCATAGCTGCGGCTCGCTCGGCAAGCTCTATTCCGAGGTTAACGAGAACATCGACATGCGCCCGCTGGAGGGCGTGAGGGCGGCCGGCGGGACCTGGTTCGACCAGATCCGCTATGGCGCCGTCCCGCAGGTGCTGCCGAACATTATCAGCTACACGCTGCTGCGATTCGAGATCAACGTCCGCTCGTCCTCGATCGTCGGCTATGTTGGCGCCGGCGGCCTCGGGCAGGAAATCCGCACCGCCATGAGCCTGCAGGAATACACCGACCTGTCGGCGCTGTTCGTGATCGTCCTCGTAACGGTCATCGTAATCGACCATCTGTCCGGCAAGCTGCGCCACCGCGTGATCGAGGCCGAAACATGA
- a CDS encoding endonuclease/exonuclease/phosphatase family protein yields the protein MRVVTYNIQYGKGRDERYDIERTAAALDGADIIGLQEVEAFWDRSGNIHQCERIAELLGLHSVYGVTVDIHKGLALPDGRTRDVRRQFGNAVLSRWPILTSRTFLFPKLSPANAHAIQRGITEATIATPLGPVRVYSTHFSHLCEEERLDHARIALELHRRAHADGPVASGGHADPSWLEDSPPPVPAEAILLGDLNLTPDSPIYAVLTGPVSEMYGRLHRPDGFVDTWTAAGHDEASGPTFYHGDEGWQARTGERIDYVLATPGLAKRVTAAEVLTGIDASDHQPLAVTFEV from the coding sequence ATGCGCGTCGTCACCTACAACATCCAGTACGGCAAGGGCCGCGACGAGCGCTATGACATCGAGCGCACCGCCGCCGCCTTGGACGGCGCTGACATCATCGGCCTTCAGGAGGTCGAGGCCTTTTGGGACCGCTCGGGCAACATTCACCAGTGCGAGCGGATCGCCGAACTTCTGGGCCTCCATTCCGTCTATGGCGTGACCGTCGACATCCACAAAGGCCTGGCCCTGCCGGACGGCAGGACCCGCGACGTGCGCCGCCAGTTCGGCAATGCCGTGCTGTCGCGCTGGCCGATCCTTACCAGCCGCACGTTCCTCTTTCCCAAGCTCAGCCCCGCCAACGCGCATGCCATCCAGCGCGGCATCACCGAGGCGACCATCGCGACACCGCTCGGACCCGTCCGCGTCTACAGCACCCATTTCTCGCATCTGTGCGAGGAGGAGCGGCTGGATCATGCCCGCATCGCGCTGGAGCTTCACCGGCGTGCCCATGCAGACGGTCCAGTGGCGAGCGGCGGGCACGCGGACCCGAGCTGGCTGGAGGATAGCCCGCCGCCTGTGCCCGCCGAGGCGATCCTGCTCGGCGATCTGAACTTGACCCCGGACAGTCCCATCTATGCGGTGCTCACCGGACCGGTCAGCGAAATGTATGGCCGGCTGCACCGGCCCGATGGCTTTGTCGATACCTGGACTGCCGCCGGGCATGACGAGGCGTCCGGACCGACTTTCTATCACGGCGACGAGGGCTGGCAGGCCAGGACGGGCGAGCGCATCGACTATGTTCTTGCGACGCCCGGCCTCGCCAAGCGGGTCACGGCGGCTGAGGTGCTGACCGGGATCGACGCCTCGGATCACCAGCCCCTCGCCGTCACTTTCGAGGTCTGA
- the phnC gene encoding phosphonate ABC transporter ATP-binding protein: MTQEQLSLSGLTRQFGVTRAVDDVSLDIPAGQFVGVIGRSGAGKSTLLRLINRMTEPTSGKIHFGGTEVSALRGRALRQWRRDCAMIFQQFNLSDRLDVLTNVLVGRLAEHGFVSSMLMHFTDAERTMAIEALDRLSLVPQALQRAGTLSGGQQQRVAIARALVQRPRIMLADEPIASLDPANATLVMDSLRRINREDGITVLVNLHTLDTARAYSDRIIAMRDGRVFFDGKPRQLTDDVVRDIYGSDAFGAFDHDVTSTAPRHVGVAAYA; the protein is encoded by the coding sequence ATGACACAGGAACAACTCTCCCTTTCCGGCCTTACCCGTCAGTTCGGCGTCACCCGTGCCGTCGACGACGTCTCGCTGGACATCCCCGCCGGACAGTTCGTGGGCGTGATCGGTCGCTCCGGCGCCGGGAAATCCACCCTCCTGCGCCTGATCAACCGGATGACCGAGCCGACCTCGGGAAAGATCCATTTCGGCGGGACCGAGGTCAGCGCCCTGCGCGGCCGAGCGCTGCGGCAATGGCGGCGCGACTGCGCGATGATCTTCCAACAGTTCAACCTGTCTGACCGGCTGGACGTGCTGACCAACGTGTTGGTCGGGCGGCTGGCCGAGCATGGCTTTGTCTCGTCGATGCTGATGCATTTTACCGATGCCGAGCGGACGATGGCGATCGAGGCACTGGACCGGCTGTCGCTGGTGCCGCAGGCACTGCAGCGCGCCGGCACCTTGTCGGGCGGCCAGCAGCAGCGCGTCGCCATCGCCCGCGCCTTGGTTCAGCGACCGCGCATCATGCTCGCGGACGAACCGATCGCCTCGCTCGACCCGGCCAACGCGACGCTTGTGATGGACAGCCTTCGCCGCATCAACCGCGAGGACGGCATCACGGTGCTGGTAAACCTGCACACGCTGGACACTGCCCGGGCTTATTCAGACCGCATCATCGCCATGCGCGATGGGCGGGTGTTCTTTGACGGCAAGCCGCGCCAACTGACCGACGACGTGGTCCGAGACATCTATGGCTCGGACGCCTTCGGGGCTTTCGATCACGACGTCACTTCGACCGCCCCGCGCCATGTCGGCGTGGCGGCCTACGCCTGA
- the phnD gene encoding phosphate/phosphite/phosphonate ABC transporter substrate-binding protein — protein sequence MIPTRSLAMLALAALTTTPALGQDWKADYQVVRFGVLSGENEKDRVQRYDGLKSYLEKTLGVKVELFTAGNYDGVVQALAANQIEFSFLGSSAYAAAWSETKGGVIPLLAAEDADGTSGYYSTIVTRCADDYKNVEDLKGKVLAFADPDSTSGYAVPFYNLVQQGFGDGFFSATPFSGSHEAGVQGVANGTFDAAATYENSDTRGIPQRMVLKGMLKDGVICKIWESPEITNGPFTARANLPEALIDDMRDALETFPTADKAAFDAMVSNEIGGDNPVAGYTRVDHDHYQWIIDMRDWLKEQRRRS from the coding sequence ATGATTCCCACCCGCAGCCTTGCGATGCTCGCGCTTGCCGCGCTCACGACCACCCCGGCCCTGGGCCAGGACTGGAAGGCCGACTATCAGGTCGTCCGGTTCGGCGTCCTTTCGGGCGAGAACGAAAAGGACCGCGTGCAGCGGTACGACGGCCTGAAGAGCTATCTGGAAAAGACGCTGGGCGTGAAGGTCGAGCTGTTCACGGCAGGCAATTATGACGGGGTCGTGCAGGCGCTCGCGGCCAACCAGATCGAATTCTCGTTCCTCGGCTCGTCCGCCTATGCCGCCGCCTGGTCCGAGACCAAGGGCGGGGTGATCCCCCTGCTGGCGGCGGAGGATGCCGATGGCACGTCGGGCTATTACTCGACGATCGTCACGCGCTGCGCCGACGACTACAAAAATGTCGAGGATCTCAAGGGCAAGGTGCTGGCCTTTGCCGATCCCGACAGCACGTCGGGCTATGCGGTGCCGTTCTACAACCTGGTCCAGCAGGGCTTCGGCGACGGCTTCTTCTCGGCAACGCCGTTCTCGGGCAGCCACGAGGCGGGCGTCCAGGGCGTTGCCAACGGCACCTTCGATGCCGCCGCGACATACGAGAACAGCGACACCCGCGGCATCCCGCAGCGCATGGTTCTGAAGGGCATGCTGAAGGACGGCGTCATCTGCAAGATCTGGGAATCGCCCGAGATCACCAACGGCCCCTTCACCGCGCGCGCCAACCTGCCCGAGGCGCTGATCGACGACATGCGCGACGCGCTCGAGACCTTTCCGACCGCCGACAAGGCGGCGTTCGACGCGATGGTCAGCAACGAGATCGGCGGTGACAATCCGGTCGCGGGCTACACCCGTGTCGATCACGACCACTACCAGTGGATCATCGACATGCGCGACTGGCTGAAAGAGCAGCGTCGCCGCAGCTGA
- a CDS encoding ABC transporter permease, with protein MKARQKQTAAGALLSLVVAALLVIFIAVPFAAVLRESVVVSQPMSLQRLDRITREAIAEIPDAERDVALARWAGQITPSERVEAMAAAFHLADRDVPWDRSRPYEEQDRRAQAAHAALDPVARSEVDDFFAVAHVMLHKRTALAFMVREEIGKARFDGMRSGVERQFGLANYAEVLATPHFQRAAINSLTLASVTTLMTVSLAFALAYGLNSGALPRPGLMRGVLLLPLVAPPVLIATATLMLFGRRGLITNGLLDGALGLVDADQVNIYGPVGIVVVQMLAFLPAALIVLDNGFRDSDPRLVEAAPGLGAGYGAQMRSVVLPMSFPALKRTIVLVFIMALTDFSNPMLLGGGFPVLAEVIYDQITAYRNMPLAAAVCIILLIPPLLLYVALEQIGRRRRFFVPGAAPRGVLPVPAPARRLLAGLALAAGGAILLVYGTMILGAFTRIWGVDRGLTLGYFIPALQPTGLPTNVAGMSEVADSLRLALVAAPLGGLLAVLVAYVVERLRPPGSGVIFFITLMPAILPGIIFGIGYILAFNAPFGIPALSLSGTFAILVLNVMFGNLFVGVLAGRAALQRLDRSVDEAAEGLGAGIGAQIGLIMLPLLRVPILLGTLYVFIDALTTLSSVIFLVSGDHKLASIAIFNAANGSSFGPAAAKSVALLVIALTAMALLRRMERRAGTGFRKEVVQA; from the coding sequence ATGAAAGCCCGTCAGAAGCAGACGGCCGCGGGAGCGTTGCTATCGCTGGTCGTGGCAGCACTGCTGGTCATCTTCATCGCCGTTCCCTTCGCGGCGGTGCTGCGCGAGAGCGTTGTCGTCTCGCAGCCGATGTCGTTGCAGCGACTCGACCGCATCACCCGCGAGGCCATCGCCGAGATTCCGGACGCCGAGCGGGACGTCGCTTTGGCGCGCTGGGCTGGGCAGATCACCCCATCCGAGCGCGTCGAGGCGATGGCCGCAGCGTTCCATTTGGCCGATCGCGACGTGCCATGGGACCGCAGCCGTCCCTATGAAGAACAGGACCGCCGAGCCCAGGCAGCGCACGCGGCGCTCGATCCGGTCGCGCGCTCCGAGGTCGATGATTTCTTCGCCGTCGCGCATGTGATGCTGCACAAGCGCACGGCGCTCGCCTTCATGGTCCGCGAGGAGATCGGGAAGGCACGATTCGACGGCATGCGCAGCGGGGTCGAGCGCCAGTTCGGGCTGGCCAACTATGCCGAGGTGCTGGCGACCCCGCACTTCCAGCGCGCGGCGATCAACTCGCTGACCTTGGCGTCGGTAACGACATTGATGACCGTCAGCCTCGCCTTCGCGTTGGCCTATGGTCTGAACTCAGGCGCGTTGCCGCGTCCGGGCCTCATGCGCGGTGTGCTGCTGTTGCCGCTGGTCGCGCCTCCGGTCCTGATCGCGACGGCGACACTGATGCTGTTCGGGCGGCGGGGGCTGATCACCAACGGCCTGCTGGATGGGGCGCTGGGGCTGGTCGACGCCGACCAGGTCAATATCTACGGCCCGGTCGGCATCGTCGTCGTGCAGATGCTCGCCTTCTTGCCGGCTGCGCTGATCGTGCTGGACAACGGCTTTCGCGACAGCGACCCGCGCCTGGTCGAGGCGGCGCCAGGGCTGGGGGCGGGCTACGGGGCGCAGATGCGCAGCGTGGTCCTGCCGATGAGTTTTCCGGCGCTGAAGCGCACTATCGTGCTGGTCTTCATCATGGCGCTGACGGATTTTTCCAACCCGATGCTGCTGGGGGGCGGGTTTCCGGTGCTGGCCGAGGTGATCTACGACCAGATAACCGCCTACCGGAACATGCCGCTCGCCGCCGCGGTCTGCATCATCCTGCTGATCCCACCACTGCTGCTTTATGTGGCGCTGGAGCAGATCGGCCGTCGCCGCCGCTTTTTCGTGCCGGGCGCCGCCCCGCGAGGCGTCCTGCCAGTGCCCGCACCGGCGCGTCGGCTGCTCGCCGGCCTTGCCCTTGCGGCCGGAGGTGCGATCTTGCTGGTCTATGGCACGATGATCCTCGGCGCCTTCACGCGGATCTGGGGCGTCGACCGGGGGCTGACGCTGGGCTATTTCATCCCCGCGCTGCAACCCACCGGGCTGCCAACCAACGTCGCGGGAATGAGCGAAGTCGCCGACAGCCTGCGACTGGCTCTGGTCGCCGCACCTCTGGGCGGCCTTCTGGCCGTGCTGGTCGCCTATGTCGTCGAGAGGCTGCGGCCGCCGGGATCGGGCGTGATCTTCTTCATCACGCTGATGCCGGCAATCCTGCCCGGCATCATCTTCGGCATTGGCTATATCCTCGCCTTCAACGCGCCCTTCGGCATTCCGGCTCTGTCTCTTAGCGGGACCTTTGCAATCCTCGTGCTGAACGTGATGTTCGGCAATCTTTTCGTCGGCGTCCTGGCGGGACGCGCGGCGCTGCAGCGGCTCGACCGCAGTGTGGACGAAGCGGCGGAGGGTCTGGGCGCGGGTATCGGTGCCCAGATCGGGCTGATCATGCTGCCGCTGCTGCGGGTGCCGATCCTCCTCGGGACGCTTTATGTGTTTATCGACGCGCTGACGACGCTTTCGTCGGTCATCTTCCTGGTCTCCGGCGATCACAAGCTGGCGTCGATCGCGATCTTCAACGCTGCGAATGGATCCTCCTTCGGGCCGGCTGCGGCCAAGAGTGTCGCGCTGCTGGTTATTGCGCTGACAGCGATGGCGCTGCTGCGCCGGATGGAGCGCCGCGCCGGCACCGGATTTCGCAAGGAAGTGGTTCAAGCATGA
- a CDS encoding ABC transporter ATP-binding protein, whose product MIHERRPEAAIAVGPLLRLDGISRSFGQTKAVDGVSLEIAQGEFVTLLGDSGCGKTTLLRIVAGYVAPERGRVLLVDRDITALAPARRRMGFVFQSYALFPHLDVGANIAFALRLAGEPMSLRRSRTAELAEMLEIAHLLDRFPHELSGGQQQRVAMARALASSPQLLLLDEPMSALDARIRTRLRDELKALITRIGLTALYVTHDQEEALAMSDRICVMHSGRLEQVGTPAEIYHRPATRFVAEFVGLSNIIDGIADAGGFDAGGEIWPLPSNEARLGAATLVYRPEAIDLSAFRGGGDPRLVGRIERIALLGALQRLWVRTRAGRLVLVERPSVEVEWRAGMAVSLAPDPERGRLLAVAA is encoded by the coding sequence ATGATCCACGAACGGCGTCCCGAAGCCGCTATCGCCGTCGGGCCGCTGCTGCGGCTCGACGGGATTTCGCGCTCCTTCGGCCAAACCAAGGCAGTCGATGGGGTGTCGCTGGAGATCGCCCAAGGCGAGTTCGTGACACTGCTGGGCGATTCCGGCTGCGGCAAGACCACCCTGCTGCGCATTGTCGCGGGCTATGTCGCGCCTGAACGCGGCCGCGTGCTGCTGGTGGACCGCGACATCACCGCGCTTGCCCCGGCGAGGCGGCGCATGGGATTCGTCTTTCAATCCTACGCGCTCTTCCCGCATCTCGACGTCGGGGCGAACATCGCCTTCGCGCTGAGGCTGGCGGGCGAGCCGATGTCGTTGCGCAGATCCCGCACCGCCGAACTGGCCGAGATGCTGGAGATCGCGCACCTGCTGGACCGCTTTCCGCACGAGCTTTCGGGGGGTCAGCAGCAGCGGGTGGCGATGGCCCGGGCGCTCGCCTCGTCGCCGCAACTGCTGCTGCTGGACGAGCCGATGTCGGCGCTGGATGCCCGCATCCGTACCCGTCTGCGCGACGAGTTGAAGGCCCTCATCACGCGCATCGGGCTGACGGCGCTTTACGTCACCCACGATCAGGAGGAAGCGCTGGCGATGTCGGACCGCATCTGCGTGATGCACAGCGGCCGGCTGGAGCAGGTCGGCACCCCAGCCGAGATCTATCATCGCCCCGCCACGCGTTTCGTCGCCGAGTTCGTGGGGCTCTCCAATATCATTGACGGGATTGCCGACGCCGGCGGCTTTGATGCGGGCGGCGAGATCTGGCCGCTGCCCAGCAACGAGGCGCGCCTGGGCGCCGCCACGCTGGTCTATCGGCCCGAAGCGATTGACCTGTCCGCTTTTCGCGGCGGGGGTGACCCCCGCCTTGTCGGCCGGATCGAGCGCATCGCCCTGCTGGGCGCACTGCAACGGCTCTGGGTCCGCACCCGCGCGGGCCGTCTGGTGCTGGTCGAGCGGCCCTCGGTTGAAGTGGAATGGCGCGCCGGGATGGCGGTGTCGCTGGCGCCCGATCCCGAGCGTGGCCGCTTGCTGGCCGTGGCCGCCTGA